In Magnolia sinica isolate HGM2019 chromosome 16, MsV1, whole genome shotgun sequence, the genomic window tggacttcccacattgaaggtggggcccacatgatgcatggtccaAACTCAGGGTGGGCTCCACAAGATGAACAGTGTACATTGAAGGggaccccacataatggatggtccacatcaacaaTCAACCCCTAAtgttgaatggcccacatccaaggtgggtcccgcatgattaATAGGCCCtatcaaatgtgggccccacatgatggatagtcaacATAAAaggtggctccacatgatgggcagtggatattgatggtgggccccacatgaggacaGTTCACGTCAAAGTTCGTCCCGTAATgattaatggtccacattcagcccacataatgtagggcccacttcaaaGGCCACGCattatggatgatccacattaaaggtgggccactGCATGATGGACATgccacatcagaggtgggccccgcatgatgaaTAGCCCACATCGAAGTGGGCCTTGCAAGGTGGatagtccacattgaaggtaagccctacacaatggatggttcacatcgAAGAGAaggccaaggtgggcccaacatgatgaacGATCCACATCAAGGGTAAGCTCCATGTAATGAAAGGTGGATATTAAGGTTGAACCAAACAAAATTAAAGGATAAGTTCTCATGTGACATTAGAAACTAAACATACTTTTCCACTTTTGGTTGATTAGTATTTGTTTAGGGCCCGTTtgcataccaccaaataagttactttttctacttaacaGCAGTGGATGAGTAACTTATttaagataagtaagtttggtttatgatcaattatgagtacgtttttatttaaagttacttaatcacaccagtttaataagtaaaaaatcaaaataatacttatggcataagtagcttatcctacGTAACTTTGGATCCAAACTCTCCCTTAACAAATGTACTTATATACTATATCCGtggaaaccaagataagctacttgagtaATGTTAGATGAGCTGTTGGACTTGTATaagtgtgtgtgtgagtgatctagggttcaatccctggtagtgttaccttattattattattatcatcgaaataagctacttatgcatGCATAACACATACGCATTCAAgataggaatttttatttttgtttttttgaaggaTTCATTCAAGCTTTAGTAATTATAATTCCAGCTAGTAACATGTAATCATGTTTTGTTCATCTCTGTTATTGTCAGGTGTTGAAGCAAGATATGGAAGACACATATCAGCCCCCATTTCGCAGCTGTATCGAAGATGGTGGTGCTAGCTGTTTGATGTGTTCCTACAATCAGGTAGATGGGGTGCCTGCATGCGCACGGCATGATCTCTTACAGAAAGCTCGAACTGAATGGGGATTTAATGGGTAATTGATATTAATAAAAAGTGTTTATGTATATGCTGTTTTATGCAAACATGTActgaaaatgatcatgaatttgCTGACTAATTTTTCAAATGAAAATACAGATATATCACGTCTGACTGTGATGCCGTTTCAATCATCTACAAAGATCAGAAGTACGCATCAAGTCCTGAAGATGCAGTTGCAGCTGTCTTGAAAGCAGGTTAGCATTGTTGCCTGAATTAAGAGGAGAGGAATTATACAATCCTTGACGGAAGGatatggatgagagagagagcagtCCACATTTAACTGGATAaaagccaaagattggatggctatgatCTTCCAACCTGGAagttttttggggcatggtccatccaataTCGGGTCCTTAGATCAACAATCTCAATTACTGAGGGGATTCTATGTTAATCTGTATTGCAGAATTGACGGATCATTTATGCATCAATAACTAGGATTCAATGTCACAACCTTAATTAAAGTGTATGTGATTGGGAAGACATTCCCAATTCTTCGATATAGCCCACATGAATTTTGATCTTTCACACCGTGCACCTTTAGGAGAACCTCTCAATGGGAGTAGAGTGAGGAGACTAAGACAtctatttatagaaaaaaggGCTACAGAAGCTTACCCTTCACATTCTCCCCTTTAGCATCTCTGCATTATAGGATTCTATATCCATTTTAATAACCATATATAAGGACCACAGTTCAAGCGTCCTGCCCCAAACATATTTGCAACGACAACAActgtaatggggcccactgaattgCTCAATCTTAATAATTCAATGGTTAGATCTAAACCGATGatcgtttgtggcccacctaataagaatCTTACATACTATACATATAATAAGGTATAGGAATGTAGAATTCGTATGAAGTAAACATTGCCCAGTTAATTAATATAGTCTGTCATCTGAAATTTCCTTCCCGTCTTCTCCTTGTACCTGTAAGTTTTCTAAAATCCAAATAAAACTATCATCTCTATGAGCAGGAATGGATATAAACTGCGGAACGTATTTGCTTGAGCACACTCAGTCAGCAGTCGAAAAGGGAAAGGTTGGAGAAGAGGACATCGACCGAGCACTTCTTAATATCTTCTCAGTTCAACTACGACTCGGGCTTTTCGACGGAGACCCAAAAAAGCAGCAGTTTGGAAATTTAGGacctcatgatgtatgtaatcaaGATCACAGAAAACTGACACTAGAAGCTTCAAGACAGGGGATTGTACTTCTTAAGAATGATAGGAAGTTCTTGCCACTGAAGAAGAACACAATCACGTCGTTAGCAATAATCGGCCCTGCTGCGAATGATACTAGCAATTTGGGTGGTGGCTACTCAGGTTTTAGATGCATATATAGTAGCAAATTTCCATCGAATTGATTCGAGTTTTGTTGTTTTTAAGTTGTTGGGTTTTGAAATGTGCAGGTATTCCATGCAATCCGAAGAGTATTTTTGAAGGACATAAGTCTTATATACAGAAGACACTGTATGCCTCTGGTTGCCTTGACGTGCCATGCAAATCTGATGATGGATTTGAAGAAGCTATCCATGTTGCCAAAATGGCAGATGTTGTGGTTGTAGTTGCTGGGTTGGATCCAACTCAAGAATCTGAAGAACATGACCGGTTGAGCCTACTGTTGCCTGGTAAACAGATGGATCTTGTATTGGCGGTTGCCCATGCGAGTAAAAGGCCAATCGTAGTGATCTTGATGGGTGGTGGCCCGCTCGATGTCTCATTTGCAAAAGATCACCCACTAATTGCAAGTATTTTGTGGGTCGGATACCCAGGCGAAGCTGGCGGGAAAGCAGTTGCAGAAGTAATATTTGGAGAATTCAATCCAGGTTAGTACCTTGAATTATGCCGAAAGATTTTAATACAGATGTAGAGCGGATTCAAGACACTTTCACGGCAAAGacggactagagaaggcccgatcggaggcggaaatgatccggactattagaaccttaaaacaatcatctcgcaaactggaatgagtttttcgacatatcatatataattttgggcaGAAGAAGCTACTTGACCCAACCAACCCTGATATGCCGGTTGCTCatgccggatttgcgagattccattatatCAATAGTGAAAAGtctaatttctttttatttttactataaatagtaagttttagttcgcaTATAATTTTTTATCgtatttgcaagattccatcttATCAACCGTCAAAATtccaatttatttttgtttttactataaatagtaagttttagttcacatgtaattttttatcctttgagttgtaggagtcatgcccaacatgaaaagagcttataaAACTTAAGAGAATAAGTTGGCCCATCCTAATtggacacttaatatttttggcaaaaaatcatgaagtctagtaggaataatGGAgatcatttataaatagtaaatttagtatttatagtaagtcatgtttttagggtatttgagttggagttggagtttgattccagAACTCCATATAGCTCGTTATTTAAGGGATtgtaatttcatatatatatatatataagttattagaaattatttatactTTTATCCCGGATATCTCCGTAGATATCCCATGAGTAAGACGATGAACCTCATCACGTCCTACTCTTTGTTAATTAGATACCCTTGATAAAAGACACTTAATACAATCATGGAAATGTGAAACAGGTGGGCGGCTGCCAGTAACTTGGTATCCTGAATCATTCACTCATGTGGCCATGACCGATATGAGGATGCGGGCCGACCCTTCACGTGGGTACCCTGGAAGAACATACAGATTCTACAGAGGAGACGTGGTTTACAGATTCGGATACGGCCTGAGCTACTCCGAATACTATTACAAGTTCATATCAGCGCCTGATAGAATCAGCTTGTCAGGATCTGTTGTTGAGGCCAATCCAAATAACAGATTGGCATATGAAAGAAAAGATGGGTTTGGTTACATCCACATTGATGACGTGGCATGCTGTGATGCTTTGAGGTTCAACATTCAGATCTCTGTAGTCAATAACGGCTATATGGATGGGTCCCATGTCGTCATGTTGTTCTCTAGAGCAGTTACAAAGCTCAAAGGCGCCCCACTGAAACAGCTGATCGGATTCAAACGCTTGAATACAGTGGCATACAAAGCTATTGAAACTAGCATTTTAATCGATCCATGCAAGCATTTTAGCATGGTGAATCATGCTGGATTGAGGGTGCTGTCTCTGGGAGCTCATGTTCTGATGTTGGAAGGTGTAGAGCATTCTATCTTTATTGAAACATAAGAAGGTCAGTTTATAAGATTTGTTGTTTGGGGTATGTGAGTGTTGTAATTTCTTGTGACATGTATTGCAGTTAAAATTGTATAATGTTGTTTATAAACCTTTCTTATCGCTTTTGGGCTAAGGGTTAGGTTAACCATGGCATCATAAATAAGTGCATTATTGGAACCATCCAAGTGTAAAATGTTTAATACACAGACCTCCATGTCAGAAAGTGcggaagtgtgagccctcaagatctgacagtTTGCATGATATGAAACCTTCATGAAGCTGAAGATTAACGCTCCAGATCCAGCGGCCCACCTAttcactactggagcagatgggttTATTCATCCCTTTGATTCTATGGTATAAATGGCCCCAGAGTACGATCTATGGCTTAAATCGTCTCAATGACAAATTAAACGGATAAATTTCTATCCTTTTATAGGAAATaatgggagtttggatgagaccataagTTATCAGTCTTATCCCTATCTTCccatctaaaatcaaattcaaagttgaatttgaaaactAACTGAAAGGAAGAGGCCGAAAGAAGCCTAAACTCATGGGACcaacccactagtgattgcccaccagtggaccccacaagcctATCTCCAACACTCCATATTTAGAAACTAACTGCTGGTAGATGACTAGAGATAATTTAGAACAATGAAATGAAAGAGAATGTTCAGTGGCTACAATTCAACTCCAAAAATGAAATGTCAGGATCATTAGTCAATCATGATTATATAGAAATAAAATTTGTGGTATTATCAACAAAACGGATGATTTAAATGATCAGAACATCTCACAATGTGGGCCCCAACTGGTGGCGGTCCACAGGGAAAACTGAGTGACCACATTGCAAAACGATTCTACTTTGAAAATTGAAATTACAATGATAAACTGGCTCTGAGAATGAGACCGGGTTGGAAATTTCTATGTGGTACTGTGGCTAATAGATTGCAGGGTCCAATGGGGCTATGTTTCAGAGATTTAAAACATTGGTATGATAGAACTCACCTTGGATGGTGAGTAAATGAAAGATGGTCCATGTTAAAAGATCTTATCCTAGAATATTTGGCCCTTTATTAGTTGAATAAAGACAGTCCATTTTCTCACCACCCATCCAAGGGTTTACGATTTACTTATGTAAAGATtttttgtgcatgggccattcatAGTAGGTCCACAATGCCAATAGCTCGAATAACATTTTTGATCTATGAAACCAAAATGGAACTTTACACGCTCTCCACCAGAGTATAGTGGGCTTAAcaaactctatgggccccactatgacatTTATGTCTTATCcgtactgttcatccattttgacaactcattttagggcctgatccAAAACAAaaaaggcagatctaaatctcaagtgaaccacaccacaggaaacgagAGAATTACTTGGGTGCCACGGatgtcttggatcaagctgatatttgtatttccccttaattcagatCTATGTAATCTAATCAatgggttggatagcaaataaacactgCAGGGGCTTGGCTAGTTTTTAACGTCACGCATTCAATTGCCACTATTTTCTTGTTgtgggtccacctaagatttagatcttcttccttTTTGTGTTCGTGCCCAGGGTATAGATCAAACAAACATATCATCGTGGAGCCCAATCCAGTCTGATTATGAAATTCATGTCTATCAATAGTATATTAAAATGTTGATTTCATTTAAAAGATGAAGTAAAACAGTCATCTTAGGATATAACGGCACCCATCCTTTGTGGATAAGATCATATGAGGCTCCTTTATGACCTCATCCACAAAGGATAATGGGCGGGATTTTGAAGAAGTTTAAAAGCAGGTATTGGTTAAGGATGGGCGGGATTTTGAAGAAGTTTAAAAGCCCTGCCATCTGCTGTTCGAACGGACGTTGTTTGATCCCTCTTCCCTCAGATTGATGGACTTAAATTTtaatcattttatttttctttaatatgATTGTTTGAAAATTGGTGAAAGTATtgtttaaaatcaaaaccctaacaaTAAACAAAGAATGAGATCCTTACACTTAACAGAGAACCAAGACCCTACCCTTACAAGGCCAACTGCAAAATACAACCTCAAGTCAATAGAGAATTAAGACCTTGTCCTTTGGACTATAGCCACCTTCAAAGTGACAACCAAGACCCAATCCTGTTCTCTGTTATCATGATTGATGGGGTTATGGTTCACAGTGACCCCTTATTAAGGTCATGATTCTAATTCACAATTGCCTTTATAAGAACAAGGTCACAATTCTCTGTTGACCATAAGGTTATAGAGAATTGAGACCTTGCCCGTGGGACAATAGCCACCTTCAAAGTAACAAACAAGACCATATCCAGCACTCTGCTGTCACGATTGATAGGGTTGTGGTTGGCACTTACCCCCTAATTAGGGACATGATTCTATTTCACGGTTGCTTTTATAAGAACAAGGTCTCAATTCTCTACTGCCTGTAGGGTTGTAGAGAATTGAGACCTTGTCCGTGGTACAATAGCCACCTTCAAAGTAACAACCAAGGCCCTATCTAACCCTTTGTTGTCACGATTGATAGGGTTGTGGTCGGCACTTACTCCTAACAAGGGTCAAGATTCTAATTCACAGTTGCCTTTATATAAGCAAGGTCTCAATTATCTATTAACTATAGGGTTATAGTTCATAGTTGCCTTGTGAGACAAAGTCTCATATATCTGTTAACTATTTGGGTTGTAGTCCATGGGTTACATAGTCGCctctatttttaaaaagaaaattaaatattttttttaaagaatgaaaattaaaaagaagaatgacaagacaaatgtacgttattttatttatttgatatttttattttcttttttattttagaaatatttttttcatttattaattaatttgaagaaaaagaagaaagtaaatttatttatttatttaatattattctttttattctctttttactttttaaagaagaagaaaatatggaagttatatttttcttatttatttgtctttttttaagagagaagaaaatggaaaaaacaaaaaaaaaagttattttatttatttgatatttttatttttgatttttttattattttctaaaggagaagaaaaaaaaaatattaaaggtgtttttacatttatttttctcattttcaagggggaaaaaaaaggaacaaagggagcaggggtattttcgtctaaAAAAGACACGATGCAATAAATGTCCAAAAAAAGGGTTTTGAAATTACCAATTCGGACGTTCGGTTGTAATAATCCCTTCTTTTGTCCATAGATAAAGACCTCTTATCTTTATCCTTACTGGTAAAACGGAAAATTACAAGGGTAACCCTCTCTAACTCATCCTGACGTCACAAGACAATGACCACGGTCAAGATAACGATGAtcagaaaaattacaaaaaggcCACTCTCTTTTCCCATCTTACAGTCTTACTACTGACTTCAACCACAACCAAACAGCCAAATGTCCCAATGGAGATCTACCTCATTCGTGAAAAtcatctctctcctcttcctctctctatcCCACACAACCACAGCCACAAAAACACCCACACCAACAACTACAACGACACCAAAACACCCACATCCAAAATTCCCATGCAGACCCCCCTACCAAAACTCGTACTCCTTCTGCAACACTTCCCTTCCCATCCACACCAGAGCTCAATCTCTCGTCTCACTCCTCACTCTCGATGAGAAGATCCTCCAGCTCTCCAACAACGCGAGCCCCATTTCCCGCCTTGGCATTCCGGCCTACCAATGGTGGTCGGAATCGCTCCATGGAATCGCCACCAACGGCCCTGGCGTCACCTTCAACGGGACCATCCCTGCCGCCACCGGATTCCCGCAAGTCCTCCTCACGTCGGCATCCTTCAACCAGAGCCTATGGTCCGCAATTGCAGCGGCGATTGCGGTCGAGGCTCGCGCGATGTACAATGCGGGTCAGGCCGGATTGACATTTTGGGCCCCTAATATCAACATTTTTAGGGACCCCAGATGGGGAAGGGGCCAGGAGACACCTGGCGAGGATCCGACGGTCGCCGCCGCCTACTCGGTTGACTATGTCAGGGCCTTTCAGGGGGAGTATTTGGGTGGTGGGTCCCAGAAGCTGATGCTCTCTGCTTGCTGCAAGCATTACACTGCCTATGATTTGGAGAGTTGGAGAAACTTCAGTCGATATACTTTCAATGCTAAGGTAAAACAGGCTGTCTTGGGTTCTTCTCTTATTACTGTCATTGGATTGTTTTTTTAATGCTTGTCTTTGTTTTTTGCTAATTCGTTGCAATGACAGTTGAATTTGGAAGAGTTACAATATTAATTCGATAAGAAATGGATTTTATTCTGTTTTTATATTTCAATCGAATTCATCAAGAACTGCCTTCTGTTTCGATGATGAGTACCGATCATAGTAAGAAGATCGTCCAATTTCCATAAAATTTTCGAACGAACCCAAATCATGGATGAGCCAATGGTTGAGAGTTGCAGGGGATTGGCTGTTTCTAACCATTTGATCTGTACACCTCTTTCCAGAACACTGCTCTAAGCTTTTGACTGTCCAAAAATAGCTGATGGACTGAACAGTTATGAACTTCCAGATGCAATTCCAGGCTATGGTTCATCCAAGAGATGGGACATTAAAGTGGAGAGCCTGGTTCCATCGTCAAATTAAAGATTGTGGTGGGGGAACGGATATTTAAATGCATTCCTCTATACAATAATGTTTCTATTTTCAACTCTAGGAGGGGAAATGCAAGCTATTCTCTACTGTTATGGATGGATCAAGAGGTTGGTTTTTAATATGTTATTTTTTTGGGATTAGTATTAGTTTAGCAGCTTTATTCAACATTTTGATCCATTTAGAAACCTACCCATTGGGAGATAGTTTCAGTTAACGAGATTCATGGTTTGTTGGATGTTCGTCATTGCCCACCATCAGGGATTGGTAGCTTACACTGCCCGTTATGTCATGAGTGTGGGAGTAGGCATATCAGATCAACTATTAAAGTATGCATATAGTTTCAGAGAAATTTGGATACTGAAACCTAAGCTAACATGTCCAAGATCTGGGATATTTGTGAGGTGTTCCTGTGTGTGTGAGACTAGGAATCAGGCCACCCAACTCTTCTGGTGGGCCAATACACTTGCGTTGAATCTGGATTGGTTGTCATTTTCAACTGCCTTTTTTTTTGCCATAAATGCGGCCCACTTTGTGTTGCTTCACAGTATGCATGTAGTTCAGAGAAAATCTATTTGCAGCACTGCATATCGAAACCCAAGCAAGCATGGCACACATGTCCAAAATCCATGACATTTGTGAGGTGGGCCCATGGCAGGATGTGTCTTAGCCGAAGAATCGGGACACCCAATTCTTCTGGCAGGTCAATACAGGTGCATCGAATTGAAATTGttggttttcatttttaactgtctatTCTCTCATGAAGTCCACCTTGCGTTGCTTCAGAATTCAAGTAGAATATAACCAAGTCTGGAATTCACAGCAGTAAGAGATTTCAGGCTAGAAATTGCTATTAACCTCTCTTGTTGATATGAAAAAAGATAGAATCATTTAACATCCCTAGAAGGTTTCAAATTCGACACGCTTTTGATGGGTCCGAAGAGTGCTTCAGTTTTTATACTTCTTACATTTATGCAATCATCTGTCTACAGAATAACAGTCGAAGATTGCATAACATAAAAGCATTCAAGCTTAGTAATTGTAATCATGTTTTGTCCTTCTCTATTATTGTCAGGTGTCGAAGCAAGATATGGAAGACACATATCAGCCCCCATTTCACAGCTGTATTGAAGAAGGCCATGCTAGCTGTTTGATGTGCTCCTACAATCAGATAAATGGGGTGCCTGTATGCGCACAGCATGATCTCTTAAAGAAAGCTCGAACCGAATGGGGATTTGATGGGTAATTGACATTAAGAAAAATGTTTATATATTGTTTTATGTGAAGATGTACTGAAGATGATCATGAACTTGTGTGTAATTTCTTGAATGAAAATACAGATACATCACATCTGACTGCGATGCTGTTGCAATCATCTATGAAGATCAGAAGTACGCATCAAGTCCTGAAGATGCAGTAGCAGATGTCTTGAAAGCAGGTTAGCGTTGTTGCCTGGATTAAGatgagaggaattatatgatcctcagcAAAAGGATATGGATGGTCTGGTTCTTAGTTTTTCACAAGTTGGGACTTGGCTATCCAGTCCCTTGATCTGACTTACCCAACTGTCAATTgatcatgacccaaaaatctccttGGTGAGGAGAAGTCCTAACTTGTTGATTGGCGGCCTGAAAAAAGGAGATAAAGCGGCAGTCCTCGTTTAACTGGAAAAAGGCCAACGATTGGATGGCTATGATCTTCCAACCTGGAagttttttggggcatggtccatccattgtcGGGTCTTTAGATCAACAATCTCAATTACTGTGGGATAATATACATATCATCAGATATGGGATTGTggaattcatatgaaggaaacatGCTCAGTTAAATCTCGAGTCTGTCATCTGAAGTTTCCTTCCTGTCGTCTCCTTGCACCTGTAAGTTTTCTCAAATCCAAATGAAACTATCATCTCTATGAGCAGGAATGGATATCAACTGTGGAACATATTTACTTCGGCACACTCAGTCAGCAGTCAAAAAAGGAAAGGTTCGAGAAGAGTACATCGACCGAGCACTTCTTAATCTGTTCTCAGTTCAACTGCGACTTGGGCTTTTCGACGGAGACCCAGAAAATGAGCTGTTTGGAAAATTGGGacctcatgatgtatgtactaaAGAGCACAGAAAACTGGCACTAGAAGCGGCAAGACAGGGGATTGTACTTCTCAAGAATGAGAAGAAGTTCTTGCCACTGAAGAAAAAGATGGTCACATCGTTAGCTGTAATAGGCCCTACAGCCAATGCAACAAGCAATTTGGGTGGTGGCTACACAGGTTTGAGACGCATATATGGTAGCCTATTTCCATCGAATTGATTCGAGTTTTATTGTTTTTATGTTGTTGGGTTTTGAAATCTGTAGGTATTCCATGCAATCCGAAGAGTATTTTTGATGGACATAGGGCTTATATACAGAAGTCATTGTATGCCTCTGGTTGCCTTAACGTGTCGTGCCAATCTGATGAAGGGTTTGAAGAAGCTGTCCATGTTGCCAAAATGACCGATGTTGTCGTGATGGTTGCTGGGTTGGATCTAACGCAAGAAACCGAAGACCATGACCGGGTGAGCCTACTGTTGCCTGGTAAACAGATGGATCTTGTATCAGCTGTTGCCCGTGCAAGTAAAAGGCCAATTGTACTGATCCTGATAGGTGGTGGGCCGCTCGATGTTTCATTTGCAAGAGATGACCCACTAATTGCAAGTATTATGTGGGTCGGATACCCAGGTGAAGCAGGCGGGAAAGCAGTAGCTGAAGTTATATTTGGAGAATTCAATCCAGGTTAGTACCTTGACTTGTCCACAGAGATTTTGATACCCTTGATGAAAGACAGTTGATGCAATCATGGAAATGCAAAACAGGTGGGCGGCTGCCAGTGACTTGGTATCCTGAATCATTCACTCGcgtccccatgaatgatatgagcATGCGGGCTGACCCTTCACGTGGGTACCCTGGAAGAACATACAGATTCTATACGGGAGAGGTGGTTTACGGATTCGGATATGGCTTGAGCTACTCCAAATACTCTTACAAGTTCTTATCGGTGCCTGATAGAATCAGCTTGTCAGGATCTCTTGTCAATGCCAATCCAAATAACAGATTGGCGTATGAAAGAAAATATGGGCTCAGTTACATCCACATTGATGATGTGGCATCCTGTGATGCTTTGAGGTTCTACATTCAGATCTCGGTGGTCAATAACGGCGATATGGATGGGTCCCATGTTGTCATGTTGTTCTCTAGAGCAGCTACAATGCTCAAAGGTGCCCCACTGAAGCAGCTGATCGGATTCAAACGCGTGCATACAGTGGCATACAAAGCTATTGAAACTAGCATTCTAATCGATCCGTGCAAACATCTTAGCATGGCAAACGATGCTGGATTGCGGGTGCTGTCTCTGGGAGCTCATGTTCTGATGTTGGAAGGTGTAGAGCAGCCTATCCTCATTGAAAAATGAGTAGGCCTTTTGATGAGAGATGAAGTTTGGGGTATCTCAGAGCTTTATGATTCAAAGAAGAGAGGATTCATGTAATTGGATTTCAATCTGTTATAGGTCATTCATCATCTTCAACTGGGCCCATCATTGATAAGAATTGAATTTTGTGGTGTAAAGCACATCCTATTTTTATAGAAACATAAGAATGCCATTTGATGAGATTTGGAGTTTGGGGGGGTGTGTTTTAGTTTCTTGGGACATGCATTGCAGTTAAAAATGTTGTATGTAATAACTCAAAGAAGATGATTTCATGTCATTACATTTCAATCAGTTATAggccattcatcatcatcatcaacagctAGGCCATCATCGTATTTCTCAATACTCTTGTAGCAGTTTCCACAATCTTCAAGAGTAAGATTCAATTCCACGACAGATGTATGAACATATACAACTGCTGTTTGTGTCAACTTCTAGATGTTTAAATACATTTCTTCTAAAACACAAGCACATGTACTGACATGGCACACGTATGGGGATCCAATCcaccatcaggtgggtcatgccTTGCTCATCAGGTGGTCTAAGATGCTAGAAACAAATGGTGGCTTAGAAAAACTTCGACAAGCCTTACTTAtgcatccatttgtttcataaaatGTAGCCCACCTCATCAGTGGAGTGGtctgaattttggatcaagtgaAGCTCAATGATGGAACCAAGCTGCTGGACGGCTTGTACTTACCATGCCCCAACTACAAACTCTGTATTTGCAGCCCACAATCGCTCCT contains:
- the LOC131229135 gene encoding probable beta-D-xylosidase 6 isoform X3 codes for the protein MTFVRWAHGRMCLSRRIGTPNSSGRSIQVSKQDMEDTYQPPFHSCIEEGHASCLMCSYNQINGVPVCAQHDLLKKARTEWGFDGYITSDCDAVAIIYEDQKYASSPEDAVADVLKAGMDINCGTYLLRHTQSAVKKGKVREEYIDRALLNLFSVQLRLGLFDGDPENELFGKLGPHDVCTKEHRKLALEAARQGIVLLKNEKKFLPLKKKMVTSLAVIGPTANATSNLGGGYTGIPCNPKSIFDGHRAYIQKSLYASGCLNVSCQSDEGFEEAVHVAKMTDVVVMVAGLDLTQETEDHDRVSLLLPGKQMDLVSAVARASKRPIVLILIGGGPLDVSFARDDPLIASIMWVGYPGEAGGKAVAEVIFGEFNPGGRLPVTWYPESFTRVPMNDMSMRADPSRGYPGRTYRFYTGEVVYGFGYGLSYSKYSYKFLSVPDRISLSGSLVNANPNNRLAYERKYGLSYIHIDDVASCDALRFYIQISVVNNGDMDGSHVVMLFSRAATMLKGAPLKQLIGFKRVHTVAYKAIETSILIDPCKHLSMANDAGLRVLSLGAHVLMLEGVEQPILIEK